Within Salvia splendens isolate huo1 chromosome 21, SspV2, whole genome shotgun sequence, the genomic segment ATTGTCTACAGTctcagattcctccccctcccttcGTCTATCTAGTCAgtttgtcagttcgtcaagatagcctctattttctctaattgttggattcactcggtcaatcattcctcaccagaaacgttaggaccattcactcattTATGCTTTTGCCATACCACTGATGCCTCGGGTTCTATTGACACAGAAgaagttccttaaggtcttttcATTTGGTTGTAACGGGGCCAGGGAATTGTAATATGTGTGGGCGGGGAATTGTAATATGTGTGGGCGAGAATCCTAGGGGCCTAAGTTCATAAAGTATAAGTACAAAAATGCAAAGGACATGTGAAATTATGGACAAAAGATGGAAACAACCTCCCTATTTACAAATCTTAGTTCCCAAAATTTTGAGCTGTTCCCTGGCCATTTTGACCTTATTGCCTAACTTCCTTTTACTGGGTCAGGTAACAAATTTTCTGCCCATCTTGtccttttcaaaattttttccCTGGGTCAGGCTATACACTTCCCTGCCCGTTGTTCtaaacatatattttttttcttttttactagGTCAGGTTACAACATTCCCTGCCCgtttctttccatttttttctGGGCTAagttatatataatttttttttctgtccATTTTCTAACTAACATTTctactgggtcaggttacataaTCTCCCGCCCGTTTTATTTTCTAACTTGCTATTTTACTTTCCCCTGTTTCTCAACCTATCTTCCTACCCCAAATGGTGAGTTGCTCCCACTCCGCCCCTTGTTCACATGAGATGCAGGTTGAGGTGCCAAAAGAATTAACAATTTTAATGGCTCAACTTGGCTTACTAGGGGTTGCCCATACAACGAGGCGGGTCCAGTAAATTCGAAATAAAATTAAGCTCAACTGGGTTCTCCTATTGCCTTTAGACGTTACATTCCTATGTCATTtttccctaagcatcaagtggcagcctcTCTTCCCTATTCTatcagtagaaagtgttctactctaggcTTTTAACTCGCTTTTAGAAGGCTTCACAACTAGATCAAAACAATGCTTTTCTATCGTCCTCACTTGGTCCAaactgattttgatttattaaggaaaGTGGTCTCAAAATTGACATGCATCCTCTCTTCGAtcactctcactaagggaatcttgcttATTTTATTTCACCAGTTTATAATTAACCACAAAAGTCCTAAAAAAACTCTGCTGACTCAAGACTTAACAACATATATACATGCTTGACTGACTCCACTAACTCCTCCCCATCCTACTTCAATcctgcttgtccccaagcatttcagtgaagtggaaaacagggcAGTTATTGCACACATACTACCACACCATATAGACGGAAAataaacacaaacttctcacacttagaccaagaattgggctaagtgggataAGTAACAGAACATCAAACGACAAACATATgcacaaaacaaacttctcacacttaggccaagcaatggactaagtgggagaagaaacAATTCACAGAAATAATAAAACAACATTACGGGAATAAAAAGCATGCTCAATCAACCAAAAAAAAGgtttctcacacttagaccaagaattgggctaagtggaaGAAGAAACAAATACAGAAATAACACATATGTACAGACAGCTAAAACATGCAAGAACGCAGATGAACATGCaaactgaaaaagaaattaCTAAAAGTAAAATTACTTGTTACTAGTGGTCAGCCTTTGCTTTCTTAGAAACTGATGGGGCTAGTTCCCCCTTCTCCTTCGCTGCTTGCCTTGGTACACTCTTCTTAACAAACACGGTGGTTGGGTTGACTACTACTTCATTTTTCTTCTGGGTCGGGGTAATTGCAGGAGTACTGGCGGTTTTCTTTAGAGATGAGGTCCCTGGATCTAGCTGTTTAGTTTCGCTGCTAGGCCTGGGAGGCATAATCTGCTGGGCCGGGGCAAATCGCCTTTCCATCAAGGCGACCATCCTCATCATCACATTAATGGTCTTGGCCATTTGTTCATTCTACACTTCCATGTTCCCCGTGAGCCATGCGAGATTCTTGTTCATCGTGCCCATCTCACTTCTAAATTCCCCATCTCGCGCCTCCGCTCCTCACGCTCGACATTGCTTGTTTTAATTCCCTCTTCACGGTTACCACATCAGGCTTGCCCACCTCGTAAAACACAATCTCGCCATCCTTCATGTGCAGGAGTCCCTTATTGAAAAAGAACGCCACGTTGAATAGCTGCGGGGCGTCACACACCTGCAGGATAGACACTGACTTTGCCAACTTCATGCTGACAATTCTTTGGAGATAAGTGCCGAGCAGGTGGCATGTGTAGAGATGGCGGACCGTGTGGCTTGTCATTGAGTTGCAGGCATAGGCCAGCCAATAACCAAGGTGTACCTTCACACCCTTCAGCATGCACCATGTGCAATAAAGCTCCAGGGTTGTGAGGGCGACACATGTCTGTCCTAACAGATTGTACCCCAAGAAGACTTGTGCAAAGCAAAGTACCGGATTGGCTATGTGGTAGCCTTCGATGAACTCGTCTTAAATTTTCCTCCGCGCTTGCGGGTGATCAGATCCCAGGCCACTTGCATATCAAAGTCCGCAGTCTTCTTCGGGGGCTCAATTTCTCTCTCATTCCAGATTCCTTCATCATCTTTCGCTTGCGTAAACAATCCGATCCGCAAAGGCTACTCGCGGATGCTCATTTCCATGTTTTCACCAAAGAGGCGGAAACTGATAGAATCGGCGTCAGGGTACATGGTGGACTTAAACCTGTAGAAGGTGAAGAATTCCTTTGCCAACAGAATTAGCACCTCTGCCTTGCAGTGATCCAACAACCACTCGCAACCGATGGCGCGGATATACAGTAGGAATTCCTCCTCCGATTCTATCTCCTGGAGGGACAGGGAGTCATACATCTTTCTGGCATTTGCTAGCTTTCCCTTCGTAGCGCGCCCATTACACGTCTCTGCCAGCTTCGGGTCATCAAAATGGACCATGGCCTCAAGTAGCTTCTTCGTCAGTAATATTTTTAGCGTCTCGTATACCGATTCCGCCTCCTGGTTTGTTCCCTCTTCCTCTTCGTCTTCATTCTCCTCTGTTGGCTCAGCTAACAGGACACTAATTGGTTCCGAGGAGGCTTCTCTGATCTTCGAGGTGGAAGACACTTGCCTTTGCTTCTTCTTTAGGGGAGTAGCCTCTTGCTTCCCCTTCCGTTTCCGCTCATGTGCATGGCGTTTCACCTCGGCCTCAGGAGAGAACTCCTCACCTCTTACTTCTGTGCATGGGTTCTCCTGGACCTGAGGGATCTTTTCTCCTGTTTCCTCCAGCATTTCCTGGGTCTGGGGAATGTCATCCCCTGCCTCCCCCTTACTTTCCGAATCTATCAGATGTAAACACCGTGTAGACGTTCGTGTCCTCTCCAATTTCTTACTTTGTCTGGCATTCCGTCGATTTGCCCTTGCAGTGGCCGGCGTATCCTCTGCCTCCGGCCTCTCGTCTGGTACCACTATGAATTTTGTCCCTTCAACAAGTTCAGGTCTATCGGACAGTTCAGATCCGTCCACATCCATATCGACCATCTCGGTCCCATCTTCCTTATCATCGTCTCCTTCAACGATCTCTTCTTCCCTTTCATCAGCTTTCGACTCCTCTGGGATTTCTCCCTCAACACTCTCATCAACCAGATTCTCATCTTCAATGTCCTCATCATCTGGAATTGTCCCTCAACATCCTCCATCGGTTCACCTACAACACCCTTACCCGTCCTATCACCACTACCCTTGTCCCCAATAATCTCTTTCTCGCCAGACTCCCCATCACCCTCATTCATGTTCCCTGCACTTCCGACTCCCTCGTCTTCTTCCCTCGCCACATCACCCCCTTCTTCCTCACGCTCACCCCCCTTCCCTTCACA encodes:
- the LOC121784169 gene encoding neurofilament medium polypeptide-like; translation: MNTQEFTDEELAEAILEFCKNPKFARSKGSAHLASVVKLSDLEDLTAKEMEKNHRWLFPNLCEGKGGEREEEGGDVAREEDEGVGSAGNMNEGDGESGEKEIIGDKGSGDRTDDEDIEDENLVDESVEGEIPEESKADEREEEIVEGDDDKEDGTEMVDMDVDGSELSDRPELVEGTKFIVVPDERPEAEDTPATARANRRNARQSKKLERTRTSTRCLHLIDSESKGEAGDDIPQTQEMLEETGEKIPQVQENPCTEVRGEEFSPEAEVKRHAHERKRKGKQEATPLKKKQRQVSSTSKIREASSEPISVLLAEPTEENEDEEEEGTNQEAESVYETLKILLTKKLLEAMVHFDDPKLAETCNGRATKGKLANARKMYDSLSLQEIESEEEFLLYIRAIGCEWLLDHCKAEVLILLAKEFFTFYRFKSTMYPDADSISFRLFGENMEMSIRE